The region GCACCGGTTAACAGGTTAATACCCAACCCCGTCAGGTCCGGAAGGAAGCAGCGGTCAGTATATAATTTGTGTAACTGTGTGCCTCTTTTTTATTATATCTGTTTTGTAAATTGTAAAAAGTCGTTCTGTTTGATATTATACTTGTATAGGAGGGATAAAAAACAACAACTTTCCACTGTTATATTTTATCTGACCATTAAATTCAATCCCTGCTAATGCAGCCGGTGGAAAAAAAATATTTAAACTGCCTGAATTACAGAAGTTGTTGATATGGATTGACAGATCAGGCTGATGACCAATAACAGCAATATTTTTATATTCAAGTGCATTAAGTAACTCTATCAGATCAGAAGAGCGGCTGCCTGTTCCAAGGTTATTATCTTTTATTAAACCCTGAGCGGGGTTAAACTCGGATAGTATTATCTCAGATGTTTGAACAGCTCTTATTAATGGTGAGGTTAATATAACATCTATATTTTTGATATAGTTTTTCCAGATTTTAACAGAATTTAATATTACTGTTTTTCCTTCTGAAGTTAGTTCACGATCAAAGTCTTTTTTATCTATAGAGATATTTTCTGCTATACTATGCCGGATTAAGTAGAGATTCATTTTGCAAAATCATAATTGATTGAAATAACAGTTATCATCTGATGAAAATCCATAAGTGTTTTTGCCAGTTGTTTACCTGCTTTAGAATTCATTAGCATATCCATTGTATCTTTTGATTCAAATTCTACTTCACAATAATAAGAATACTTCTGGTCAAGCAGCAGATTACTTTCAACCTTAGCGAGTTCTGTTTTTTTACCGGAAATTTCTATAAGCAATGGAATTATCACATCATTAAAATGCGAAAGTGCTTTGTCTTCTTCAGTTTTATGAAGGAAAAATAGTTGTTTGTACATTAATGATAAACTTTTGATATTAATACTTTTTTGTGGTATCGATAATTAAATTTTTGTTTGAAAAAGTTTTTATAGCTCTTATTTCCCTGATAATGAGCGAATCAAATAAGTTTTTATTACTTATAAATTTTTGGAGTCCGGCATTATAATTGAAAATATCCTTAAGGTTTCGTTCATCTTTCGGTTTTGTAAAAAATATATTTGTAACAATTGCAGTATCAGATATACCTGTAATAATCTGTTCTGCTTCTTTTTCGTCAGTACTAATGTTAGTGAATTGCCTGAAAGCAAGGTCAGAGTTGTGTTGTTCTAAAGTGTAGTATGATATCCTCTTTAGTTTTACATTTGCCTTTGAAATAAAGTCCTCTGTAATTACTGCAAAAATTCTGGAACCTGATTTTTTAAAGTTTAAATTTAGATAACCGTTAAGAGATTCATCTTTTATTAAAACATTAAGATCATCATCAACAATTGCGAAAAGATTATTGATTGGATTTTGATTTTCCATCAGTAAGGTAAAATATCTGATGTTGTTTATCAAAATGCTATCAACAAGGATTTTATTGTAACTATTTAAGGGTACATTAAAATTATGCAGTCCCTGAAAGATTTTTTTACTTGCTTCATTTCCGTTTATTGCTTCAGTAACCTGTTCAAGAAAAGAAGAACCGTTAAACACAAATGGCTCTTCCTTAATTTCTTTTTTGCAGGCAGTAAAAACGACAGCAAATATTAATAAGATTGAAGAAGAAATTTTAATAGTCATAATTTGCTAATAATGTTATGCTAAGATAATTAATAATCTAGTGTATGGCTATAATATTTGTTTTAAAGTATTCTGTCAGTAGCTGAGTTTTCTTTTTGCCGATAACATTTTCAATTTCTTCAATGGTGGAATTTCTTATTCCATTAAGACTGCCGAATTTTTCAAGTAAAAGTTTTGCAGTTTCAGTTCCAATACCTTTTATATCTGTTAATTCAGATTTAATAATTCGTTTACTTCTTCGTTCACGATGAAATGTAATTGCAAAACGATGAGCTTCATCTCTGATTTGCTGCAGCAGCTTTAATCCTGATGAAGTTTTAGGAATCAATTCAGGATCTGATTTACCCGGCAAATAAACCTCT is a window of Ignavibacterium sp. DNA encoding:
- a CDS encoding histidine phosphatase family protein; amino-acid sequence: MNLYLIRHSIAENISIDKKDFDRELTSEGKTVILNSVKIWKNYIKNIDVILTSPLIRAVQTSEIILSEFNPAQGLIKDNNLGTGSRSSDLIELLNALEYKNIAVIGHQPDLSIHINNFCNSGSLNIFFPPAALAGIEFNGQIKYNSGKLLFFIPPIQV